In the Bos taurus isolate L1 Dominette 01449 registration number 42190680 breed Hereford chromosome 21, ARS-UCD2.0, whole genome shotgun sequence genome, one interval contains:
- the ASPG gene encoding 60 kDa lysophospholipase isoform X1, protein MARAAGPERRLLAVYTGGTIGMRSERGVLVPGRGLAAVLKMLPMFHDEEHARARGLPEDTLVLPPASPDQRVIYTVLECQPLFDSSDMTITEWVQIAQTIESHYARYDGFVVIHGTDTMAFAASVLSFVLENLQKTVILTGAQVPIHALWNDGRENLLGALLLAGQYVIPEVCLFFQNQLFRGNRVTKVDARRFAAFCSPNLPPLATVGADVTISQELVRRVRGQGRLVVHSSMERNVGLLRLYPGIPASLVRAFLQPPMKGVVMETFGSGNGPTKPDLLQELRAAAERGLIIVNCTHCLQGAVTSDYGAGMALSGSGTVSGFDMTSEAALAKLSYVLGLPGLSLDGRKELLARDLRGEMTPPTVDEPRPSLRGGVLGRGVAQLLSLRQEADEVWDALVPSLACAAAYVGDLEALQVLVELGSDRSLEDFSGQTPLHAAARAGQAGAVTMLLQRGLDVNARDKGGLSPLLLAVGGRLASRADCEGLRAWGQAGADLRQPGYDGRSALHVAEVAGNLEVVALLQNLRGGAGDQAPGPEVLPGV, encoded by the exons ATGGCGCGCGCGGCGGGGCCGGAGCGGCGGCTCCTGGCCGTCTACACCGGCGGCACCATCGGCATGCGGAGCGAGCGCGGCG TGCTCGTCCCCGGGAGGGGCCTGGCTGCAGTTCTGAAGATGCTGCCCATGTTCCATGACGAGGAGCACGCCCGGGCCCGCGGCCTCCCCGAGGACACCCTGGTGCTGCC GCCGGCCAGCCCCGACCAGAGGGTCATCTACACAGTGCTGGAGTGCCAGCCCCTCTTTGACTCCAGTGACATGACCATCACCGAGTGGGTGCAGATCGCCCAGACCATCGAG AGCCACTACGCGCGGTACGACGGCTTTGTGGTCATCCACGGCACTGACACCATGGCCTTCGCCGCCTCCGTGCTCTCCTTCGTGCTGGAGAACCTGCAGAAAACCGTCATCCTCACCGGGGCCCAG GTGCCCATCCACGCCCTGTGGAATGACGGCCGGGAGAACCTGCTGGGCGCCCTGCTGCTGGCCGGCCAGTACGTGATCCCCGAG GTCTGCCTGTTCTTCCAGAATCAGCTGTTTCGGGGCAACCGGGTGACCAAAGTGGACGCGCGCAGGTTCGCGGCCTTCTGCTCCCCCAACCTGCCGCCTCTGGCCACCGTGGGCGCTGACGTCACGA TCAGCCAGGAGCTGGTGCGCAGAGTCCGCGGGCAGGGCCGGCTGGTGGTGCACAGCAGCATGGAGCGGAACGTGGGCCTGCTGCGCCTCTACCCCGGGATCCCCGCCTCCCTG GTCCGGGCCTTCCTGCAGCCCCCCATGAAGGGCGTGGTCATGGAGACCTTCGGCTCCGGGAACGGGCCCACCAAGCCCGACCTGCTTCAGGAGCTGCGGGCGGCGGCCGAGCGTGGCCTGATCATCGTCAACTGCACCCACTGCCTCCAGGGTGCCGTCACCTCCGACTACGGAGCCGGCATG GCCTTGAGCGGCTCTGGGACCGTGTCAGGCTTCGACATGACGTCTGAGGCAGCACTGGCCAAGCTGTCCTATGTGCTGGGCCTGCCGGGGCTGAGCCTGGATGGCAGGAAGGAG CTGCTGGCCAGGGACCTGCGCGGGGAGATGACGCCGCCCACTGTGGACGAGCCCCGGCCCTCTCTGCGGGGTGGTGTGCTGGGGCGCGGGGTCGCCCAGCTCCTCAGTCTGAGACAG GAGGCCGATGAGGTGTGGGACGCCCTGGTGCCCAGCCTGGCCTGTGCCGCGGCCTACGTGGGTGACCTGGAGGCCCTGCAGGTGCTGGTAGAGCTG GGCAGTGACCGGAGCCTGGAGGACTTCAGTGGCCAAACCCCACTGCATGCGGCCGCCCGGGCTGGCCAGGCTGGGGCCGTCACCATGCTGCTGCAGAGAGGGCTGGACGTGAACGCCCGGGACAAGGGCGGCCTCAGCCCCCTGCTGCTGGCCGTGGGGGGCAG gcTGGCGTCCAGGGCAGACTGTGAGGGCCTGCGGGCgtgggggcaggcaggggccGACCTGAGGCAGCCCGGGTATGATGGGCGCAGCGCGCTGCACGTC GCAGAGGTAGCTGGGAACCTGGAAGTGGTGGCCCTCCTGCAGAACCTTCGGGGTGGGGCTGGTGACCAGGCTCCAGGCCCA GAAGTGCTGCCTGGTGTCTAA
- the ASPG gene encoding 60 kDa lysophospholipase — translation MARAAGPERRLLAVYTGGTIGMRSERGVLVPGRGLAAVLKMLPMFHDEEHARARGLPEDTLVLPPASPDQRVIYTVLECQPLFDSSDMTITEWVQIAQTIESHYARYDGFVVIHGTDTMAFAASVLSFVLENLQKTVILTGAQVPIHALWNDGRENLLGALLLAGQYVIPEVCLFFQNQLFRGNRVTKVDARRFAAFCSPNLPPLATVGADVTISQELVRRVRGQGRLVVHSSMERNVGLLRLYPGIPASLVRAFLQPPMKGVVMETFGSGNGPTKPDLLQELRAAAERGLIIVNCTHCLQGAVTSDYGAGMALSGSGTVSGFDMTSEAALAKLSYVLGLPGLSLDGRKELLARDLRGEMTPPTVDEPRPSLRGGVLGRGVAQLLSLRQEADEVWDALVPSLACAAAYVGDLEALQVLVELGSDRSLEDFSGQTPLHAAARAGQAGAVTMLLQRGLDVNARDKGGLSPLLLAVGGRHRDVIGLLRAAGACLSPQELEDSGTELCRLASRADCEGLRAWGQAGADLRQPGYDGRSALHVAEVAGNLEVVALLQNLRGGAGDQAPGPEVLPGV, via the exons ATGGCGCGCGCGGCGGGGCCGGAGCGGCGGCTCCTGGCCGTCTACACCGGCGGCACCATCGGCATGCGGAGCGAGCGCGGCG TGCTCGTCCCCGGGAGGGGCCTGGCTGCAGTTCTGAAGATGCTGCCCATGTTCCATGACGAGGAGCACGCCCGGGCCCGCGGCCTCCCCGAGGACACCCTGGTGCTGCC GCCGGCCAGCCCCGACCAGAGGGTCATCTACACAGTGCTGGAGTGCCAGCCCCTCTTTGACTCCAGTGACATGACCATCACCGAGTGGGTGCAGATCGCCCAGACCATCGAG AGCCACTACGCGCGGTACGACGGCTTTGTGGTCATCCACGGCACTGACACCATGGCCTTCGCCGCCTCCGTGCTCTCCTTCGTGCTGGAGAACCTGCAGAAAACCGTCATCCTCACCGGGGCCCAG GTGCCCATCCACGCCCTGTGGAATGACGGCCGGGAGAACCTGCTGGGCGCCCTGCTGCTGGCCGGCCAGTACGTGATCCCCGAG GTCTGCCTGTTCTTCCAGAATCAGCTGTTTCGGGGCAACCGGGTGACCAAAGTGGACGCGCGCAGGTTCGCGGCCTTCTGCTCCCCCAACCTGCCGCCTCTGGCCACCGTGGGCGCTGACGTCACGA TCAGCCAGGAGCTGGTGCGCAGAGTCCGCGGGCAGGGCCGGCTGGTGGTGCACAGCAGCATGGAGCGGAACGTGGGCCTGCTGCGCCTCTACCCCGGGATCCCCGCCTCCCTG GTCCGGGCCTTCCTGCAGCCCCCCATGAAGGGCGTGGTCATGGAGACCTTCGGCTCCGGGAACGGGCCCACCAAGCCCGACCTGCTTCAGGAGCTGCGGGCGGCGGCCGAGCGTGGCCTGATCATCGTCAACTGCACCCACTGCCTCCAGGGTGCCGTCACCTCCGACTACGGAGCCGGCATG GCCTTGAGCGGCTCTGGGACCGTGTCAGGCTTCGACATGACGTCTGAGGCAGCACTGGCCAAGCTGTCCTATGTGCTGGGCCTGCCGGGGCTGAGCCTGGATGGCAGGAAGGAG CTGCTGGCCAGGGACCTGCGCGGGGAGATGACGCCGCCCACTGTGGACGAGCCCCGGCCCTCTCTGCGGGGTGGTGTGCTGGGGCGCGGGGTCGCCCAGCTCCTCAGTCTGAGACAG GAGGCCGATGAGGTGTGGGACGCCCTGGTGCCCAGCCTGGCCTGTGCCGCGGCCTACGTGGGTGACCTGGAGGCCCTGCAGGTGCTGGTAGAGCTG GGCAGTGACCGGAGCCTGGAGGACTTCAGTGGCCAAACCCCACTGCATGCGGCCGCCCGGGCTGGCCAGGCTGGGGCCGTCACCATGCTGCTGCAGAGAGGGCTGGACGTGAACGCCCGGGACAAGGGCGGCCTCAGCCCCCTGCTGCTGGCCGTGGGGGGCAG GCATAGGGATGTCATTGGGCTGCTGCGGGCAGCTGGGGCCTGCCTGTccccccaggagctggaggactcGGGGACGGAGCTGTGCCG gcTGGCGTCCAGGGCAGACTGTGAGGGCCTGCGGGCgtgggggcaggcaggggccGACCTGAGGCAGCCCGGGTATGATGGGCGCAGCGCGCTGCACGTC GCAGAGGTAGCTGGGAACCTGGAAGTGGTGGCCCTCCTGCAGAACCTTCGGGGTGGGGCTGGTGACCAGGCTCCAGGCCCA GAAGTGCTGCCTGGTGTCTAA